A region from the Curtobacterium sp. MCBA15_012 genome encodes:
- the rplO gene encoding 50S ribosomal protein L15, whose product MSDEKNERVQVLKLHHLRPAAGAKKDRTRVGRGEGSKGKTAGRGTKGQKARYQVKVGFEGGQMPLHMRTPKLRGFKNPFRVEYQVVNLDKLAELYPNGGDVTVADLVAKGAVRKNEKVKVLGQGDISVKLTVAVDKVSASAAEKIAAAGGSVSQ is encoded by the coding sequence ATGAGCGACGAGAAGAACGAGCGCGTGCAGGTGCTGAAGCTGCACCACCTCCGCCCCGCCGCGGGCGCCAAGAAGGACCGCACCCGCGTGGGTCGCGGTGAGGGCTCGAAGGGCAAGACCGCCGGCCGTGGTACCAAGGGCCAGAAGGCTCGTTACCAGGTCAAGGTCGGCTTCGAGGGTGGGCAGATGCCGCTGCACATGCGCACCCCGAAGCTCCGCGGGTTCAAGAACCCGTTCCGCGTCGAGTACCAGGTCGTGAACCTGGACAAGCTCGCGGAGCTCTACCCGAACGGTGGCGACGTCACCGTCGCGGACCTGGTGGCCAAGGGCGCCGTCCGCAAGAACGAGAAGGTCAAGGTTCTCGGTCAGGGTGACATCAGCGTGAAGCTCACGGTCGCGGTCGACAAGGTCTCGGCGTCCGCCGCCGAGAAGATCGCAGCTGCTGGCGGCTCCGTCTCCCAGTAA
- the rpmD gene encoding 50S ribosomal protein L30, which yields MAMLKITQTKSVISEKQYQRDTLRSLGLKRIGRTVLREDNAQNRGYVATVAHLVKVEEVDA from the coding sequence ATGGCGATGCTGAAGATCACGCAGACGAAGTCCGTTATCAGCGAGAAGCAGTACCAGCGCGACACGCTCCGCAGCCTGGGTCTCAAGCGCATCGGCCGTACGGTCCTGCGTGAGGACAACGCCCAGAACCGCGGGTACGTCGCGACGGTCGCGCACCTCGTGAAGGTCGAGGAGGTCGACGCATGA